The Acanthopagrus latus isolate v.2019 chromosome 20, fAcaLat1.1, whole genome shotgun sequence genomic sequence ATTGTGcatgtggttttattttcccACACTTTACAATAGATCCCATTTTAGTGCCAATATGCAGTCGTCCCGTATCTCCCGTCTCCAGTCTCCCGGTCCTGCCGCTTCTCTTTAGACCAACTCTCATACCTCCTCCTTCCACTTCactcctttcttcctccctcttcccccaTTTGAGATTACACATCCCTCTCCAAAACCCATCAAAGTGTGGGGTGTTACACAGATATCGCTCATGTACAGTagatgcacacacgcacactacaGTATGGCCTGGCCCTAAAAatccctgcctcctcctctctttcttgtTCTCTTGCTGCCTCAGCCCAAGGTCCCCCGGCGTCTCCTTCATCCTGTTATTGGAGAGCCTTAACAATGCACACAGAGACATGGAGGTGTGAAGAGCAGGAGCAGTCGAGGGGAAGTAGGAGGGGGGGAAAATAATGATGCAGGGTGAGGCAATTTATGTAGAACCCCCCCCAAATTACACCTTCAGGTGGCATTATGGAAGCGGTGCCCACATGCACAGAGGCTATGCATCTGTAGTGTGGAGAAACAGTTTGGCCTGTAGTGCAGCAGTGGTGCTGCAAGCATGTTCTAATGTGATAAGGTCGCTTACTCTGttagttactgttgctacaTCTCTCTATGTCAAGCTCTCTGTTTTACCACAGCTGAGTCTGAGATTCCACACAGACGTGAACAGCAGAAGAAAGCTCGTCATTTCTGATGACTGTCAAATCTGCCAGCTGAAAGGTTGATAGTAGCAGAGTAGATAGCTGCTAGTAGGCCATGCCAGCTAcctattattattaatattagtagtagtagtagtaggagTATCTAGCATGGAAGCTAACAGGGTGGAGCCACAGGTTAGTTGTCAGGGCCTCTCTAAcccttaaaggagcaatatggAAGAATTCTATtttgaaattaatcaaaaactCACTAGAAATTGAATAAAATCAACAGCGTATGAGTTATATAGAGATACATGAGTAGCTAGAGGTTAATTCGGTGGCATGCCGCATCCTGTATGTTTGGAGTATGATGAGATGGCTCCTTTAAAATAATTGTCTTGACCCTCAGAGCTAGCATTAGCCTTTTGCATAGAACTTCAACTCATTCTGCAACCCAGTTCAGTATTACAGGTTGAAGGTGACGCGTTTTAAACCAGAACCTGGTAAAAAGCCCTAACGTACTGTAGGCACTTGGTGGCTGCATACCTGGGAGaaagcgtaaaaaaaaaaaaagcatcctcACCATGTCTTGATCTAAAAAAAGCGCAGCCTTGTTACCATTTCGAATTTGTTTGAATTCTTACTGTAGAGCAAGTTACCACCTCAGTTTAGCCTGCTGGCACAGAATGAcaaaacatgctgatgtttagcagttGTAATGTTTAGCTTGTTCCCCATGttgttttagtgtgttagcGCGCTCACAGCACTACGCTACTGAAGCACAgatgaggctgatgggaatgtttttTTACAGGTACTTGATCATAAAGTGTTGATCGGTGCAGATAAGTAGGAAGATCACAGCGCGTTATCACATCCTGAGGGCAAGATGAATGTTATTTAGGCCAGTCAGATTACAGGTACTGTGAGGAGTTTTTAACTGGTCACATGGAACAGCCTCCATTTAACATTTGATGCTTCTATATGATAGACATAATCAAATGGGCCCATCAGTAAGAAGCTTGGCTATATTGCCATCCAATTAGTTGCATTCTGACCTTTTTGGATCCGATATAtcataaaagttaaaaaagctATGCTTTAAGGTGGAGGGCCGAGGATGACTTGAGTCGTCTCACATCCAGAGGTTaggagctgctctgtagtctggtggtacacCACCTTCCTAGCTCGTAAGCATCGGcacatatcatttatttatgctcGTGAAATGGTGTAGGGCCCAGATGATGAGCTACTCCTAGACCAACGAGTCCTCCGGCCGCCCCTGAAGATCATCCGCTGTCCTGGAATGACATGGAACGCCAGATGCCCTAACGCCTCTCCGGAGCAGTTAATGATGGGGCTTTGCAGAGCACAGCAGCTACAGACCCCTGGTTTCAAAAAGGCTACATACAGCGTGGcgattcatatttcatatttgtgggTGATACGAGTGTTCTTGGCATGCTAGTGAGGAGAGAATGCTGGAGTCGAACGGGGGGGGGAGAATCTATCAAAGGGGTTCATGCTCAGAATTGAAAAGAAGGTACCTTTAATCATGTGCTTGTGTGAGACGTCAGGCGGTTGCTAGGTTACAGGTCAGTGCAGAGAAGCTTTACAATGCGAGCGCTATGGCGATGCCTTGGTGTTGATGATATGTGAGCATGCGGACCTCTCATTTGAGTGAAATGTGATAACGTGATTGCAGGGCTCAGCGCCGACAAATAACTACAGAGGTGTTGCCCCGAATATCTTTGTCCTCCAACCACATGGCCCATCCACTGCGACATTCTTTACATGTCCTGCACACATCTAAACCCGAATGCTGATCATCTAAAAGGAGGGCAGGCTAATTATCCTGTGCTCATTTGGTGGAATGCACGCTTCCGTCACTACTTACTGCCGATCACTTCTTCTTTGCGGCTGAAATCTTTGGTGCGAAGCAGTCGCTTTCTGTGCCGGTTTCCCTACCACACTGCCCGGAGATCACTTGTCAGCCAAACAGTGTGTCCGCCATGCCTCCCGCAAAACTCACATCGCAGCTCCTTCTGAGCGCTGAGAAATGTGCTGTCGTGACAACCCGAAAGCGCTGCCAAGACACCTCGCTAGCAGTGATTTTCACAACAGGCGTGTAAAGTGCTGATAAATAGCGCGATGTCGTCCCGGGCTGTAATTCTATCCAAACCATTCCCCTCGCTGCTCCGCAAGAGTCGGCGGTGGCATGGCGGCTGGATTAGGCTGCTCGCGGTCCTGGTGCAGcgtgggggggggtggggggcccCGCAGGCCCCTGCGCTGCCTCTGGCTCCTCACGTCCCGCCGCAGCCAGCAGAGTCAGCTGCTGCGCAGGCCGACTGTGAGAGGAGCAGTTTTTTGGCGAGGGCTGGAGACTGAGGGGTAATTGGCTTTGACAGAGCTGATGAGTTGCTAATTAAATGTTTATCTGAATCTGGCATCTGTCGTAAAACAAATGTCTGTTAGCTGCCTACAATCTGTGGATTATTACAAATAACTGGGGTTGGGTCCTGCATGCGGGGAGATAAGCGGGGAGAGGATGGTGACGCGGGGCACGTTTAGAGCAGCCAGGCAGAAACTAGTCACGGCAACAGCACctactgtgtgcatgtgaggaGCTTACTGTGACTCATAATGGCAATGATTATCTCCATCCACATTCAAGCTGGCACTAactaacacacactgaacattaTGTGGCTGGTATGGTTTCTACttgttatttttgtctgatttggAATCTTTTAATCAGTGGAGATCATTTTGGGGCTCTGTAATCAAGAGATGTATATTCAAAGGGCGAGGTGAGGGTCAGGATAAGGTATCTGTCTGGATTATCCTGGAGATATAAGAAAGGATGATCAGGAGTCAAGGTTTTTAGAAAGAAGTACTGTTGTTtaatgtttggatgtttttttttttttgtttgtttttaattaactatTAGGCCATCTCCCGTGGCACTCCACCACAAATCACGAACACATTCGCTTCATTACGCTTTTTGGACCTTTGTCTGATAATTCTAATGTAGCTGACATGTAGCTGTTCAGCCGCGGACCTGTATTTAGTCAGGAAACCTCGCTGGGATCAAGATCTCTTCAGCATCTTTCGACTCTCAGCGTCCTTTGAAGTTGCTTCCATTTATAAGGTGTAAAGTGCTGAATGCAGTCGTGCTAAGCTTAGTATTTACTGGTGGCTTACAAGGATTTAGCCACTGCTTGGGATCTACTCTGACAGACACGTCGATCACCGGCGACTCCCAGAacgacccaaaaaaaaaaaagtatcaccGTTCCCGGAACAATGTGCGGTGCACCAGTGACAAGTTTATACCGCAGCCTGGGTAGGTTCAGGAAAAACACTGTGTTATGGTTTGTCAGCCGCACCGCTTTAATTAAAAAGGCATCTCACACACTGAAGTTAACCTGACGTCGTGTCCTCTGACGGTCCAGCCTCCTGGAATCCAGAGAAAAGAGGATCTGAGTGGCCTTCAGGTGGATTACCTTGGCCACACAGcgatcagtcttttttttttctttttttacaagcaATATTCTCCTTGAATAAAACTAGGATTGAACAAtagtcaaagaaaagaaaagtcataaaaagacaaagacataaGTTTCTATACTTAAGGTGCAAATACAACACTTTCTATTACAAAGCATCAGGGTCCTATTAAGGAAACAAGAGTCCCTTTACAGTACAAAGGTTTACGTACTTagcattttttccccattaTTATGGAAAGCACGGTACCCATTTTCATTACGTTTTTGCTATTTGTGGGATTGATTTGAATATATATGGGATTTTtaagtgtctttgtttttgtttttttttgcttagtTGTTCACTTTAGTTTTGTTTCGCACAGCAACTCAGAGCGAGCACACACTGACCACGGCGCGTCGGTGAACTTCATCCCTGTTCCCTTTTTTCTACGGGACATGAGCAGCGAACTTCTCGGGGGCACTGCAGCCGACAGCGTCTCGTACTATTTGTCTTCCCTGTGTTCCTCTGATGGGCGACTGAGTGGGTGCtcagctgcagtgatggagCCCGTCGCTCTGAAGTGAGCAGACAGAGGCCGCCGAGGAAGGCAAAGTGGGAAGAGAGGAAAGTGACGAGCTCTTGACCTCCCGCTTTGAGAGACTAGAGGAGCTGATGCACTTGAACGGAAGGCTGTTAAACCAAACCGTACCGTTCTCTTGATCTTTTCGCGAGGTATCCACCGCAGCTTTTGATCCAAGAACTGAACAACAGGAATCTTTTCCCCTCCGTTGTTATCTCAGAGTGCTTTTCATGCGATAAGATTTTGGTTTTCGGACCTGTCACCTTTCTCATCCTCCTTGACTTTGCAGACCGGAGGGAGTTATAATCCGGAAAGTTTGTCACGCCACGCGAAACTTTCTGATCATCGAAACTCGACgatttctttccatttcaaaTCCGGACACGAAAACTCTGGCAGAGCTCTCTGACAGCACACCGCCGGGACCACAAAGCAAGGGGACAAATGGGGAACTACACAGGCACGAGCTAAATATTTAACCAACAAAATAAGCCCCCCTGTCCTCGGATCATGTTCGTATTAAAAGTGGAAGAGACAGGTAATGAAATACATTGTTGGGGAAAAACGCGCTCAATATGAGATGTGGACAGACAGTTGTCTGAAAGCTGCTGATTATTTTATGGGAAGCCCTGCTCTCAGACGGGTTCGCTCCGCTTCCCTCCGCCTTGCAGTTGCAGTGCAGGCTATCGCAGCCATCTTACCTCTCACGCTTCAGCGACGGCTCCCATCCATAGATTGCTTTTGATTGCggattcatattttcatttaaatgctgATGGGCCAGAGGATCAGTGTAAATTGGAAACCCAAACTTATTCCGCTTctttcttgtcctttttttttttttttatttattatttccttgtgtgtttgtggaggagtGCAATTGCAGGCGCCGTTGTTTGCTGTGAGAATCGTTGTTCGCACCCACAGATTGCCATGAATTTAAAGAGGGTCTGAAATTGCACTGACCAGCATTAAAGTCAACCGTATTAATTCTGATGTCAAACTGAAATACTGCCTTGGCCGACACCGGTGCCATACATCATGGTGACACTGTCAGTTAAAGATATGGGCCTGGCTGTGACATACTGTCAGATAAGGTGACATACCCCCACCTCTgcaaaagaaaagcttttaCAGATTGGAGCtgtaattatatatataaatatatatatatatatttttttcagatgcaaAGCTGTTCTGGAGGAAGAGAAGCCTCGCTGTCTGCAGTACACGTCATTGTACAGCGACGACATCAATGTTTACACACCGGGGGTTATGAAGAGGAGCATTGGATTGAACTATCCTCAAAATTAGCATGTGTTGCTTGTTCAAACGACTACAAACAGCCTATTTTATGAGTACAATTTCATTATCATCATGCTACAGAaatcttaaagggacagtccaaagtacaaaatcaaaattagaCACATTTCCTTATCCTGTAGCGACATTTGTCCATCTAGACGGTGTTGGTGTTGCCAAGTTTTGAAAATATCGGTGGTGTCTCTTTCCTGGATATAGTGGAACTAGATGTCACTCGGCTTGTCATGCTCAAAGCAAATGCATTTGAGTGGTGACACCTTTGGCGGGCACAGTTTGGTGGAAGGAAAATAGATCCTCCGTGAAGCTGCTCACAGCAAGGCCTGTGGATTTCAAATGCACTTTCTCTACGGCTggtatctccaaaactcagcagctcAATCTAGCTGGAGAAATAGCACCACAGGTAAGGGGAAAAATGTGTGCTTTTGATCTCgggggttgaactgtccatTTTAAGAGTCAAGGGTCTACAGATTTAGCATTTTATTTCTATGACACTGGGAGACTTTTGAAAGACAAATTGAAAGAGACTGATTTTTGATTCGAAGTATTTACGGGTCAATCTCCAAAAATACAATTCTTTCCATTATGCAGCTTAATAGACTAGGCCCTATTTTGCCCATCCCCCAGGCTTTGAATGAATCCTTTGTGTCATAAATATGTTGTCTCCTAGCACAAGTCGAGATATGCCCCTGGTGACGTCATCATcaagagccacagaagacattaaCAGTTTGCACAGGCTCAGTCGTCCATCTACCGATGAATAATGTTAAACATAAACTAGACctttatttgtaaaattgcTGGACGGTCTCTTTCGGCAATGTGTAGCGGTGTGTCATTCAAAAAGCATATCCAGTAAGTGAGTTCTGATATGCATACCAAAACATGTTGGTTACAACTAGGAGAAGATTAAAACCATaacaatgcattttaatgacttcattttAGTAAGAAGCATGGCCTGGGTAAGTTACAGTGCACTCGCTGACGTGCTGACTTCTGAGAGACCCCCCAGCTGATTTGAAATTTGCAGGTAAAAAGCTGACATTAAGTAGGTTTACTCCTAAAGATTTAAGTTGGAAGTCCGAAAGCACTCTGGATTCAGATGAAAAGACAAGAGAGATGGAATAACTAAAGCCCCTTAAACGAACACATactgaacatgaacattaaTGGGTTAGTTATGAGCAACATTTGAAGGTAGCTGCAATTCACCGGATTACTGACAGCTTCTGCTCACTAAACTCTTTGCCGTAGCTATCTTTGGCTATAGCTCGCTGGCTTTAGCTAATTAGCTATTAGCCAGTGGCCCTATTGGCTGACTGGAGTGTGCCTGGACACTGCGGGCAGCGAGGCTCAGCTCATCATCTTCTGCATCTGAACGCAGCTTTGAGGCTGCCAGGTGCCAGTCTGGAGACGGGGGAAACAGTGAAGCCCATGACAATTATGCATTATAACACATGCTATACTTACATTGTAATGCTGCATAATTAAAGTCAATCGTGAATATTCGTAATGCTTTATGAATACAATCCCGTCAGTGTGACACTGATATCTTTAATGCTTAATGAACTTACTTAAAATGCATTACAATGAGCCAATACGTATATGCATTCATAACTATTCACATTATTAAGCATTTGAATGACTTGTAAGTGTCAATACACAAGGATCTGTAAGGATCATAGTGTATTAtaaatgatctttttttaacacaatcTAATGCAACTCATGTaatataatcattttaaatatgtatatagtGTGTGTATAAGTTATTGAATGTGGCCATTGTGCACTGTGAGCACAGTAATGAAATCCCTGTGTTTAAGATTGGTTGTATGTAAATGACAATAAGTGGTCATTGttaaaaaattttaaaaaaaaactgaaaagaaacaagatAGAGTTCATGCAAGAGCAGCAAACAGATGCTGTAAAattgatatatatattaaatgatATATGATATGACCCCTAACCCTTATTATAAACATTGGTGTAACAATGAGTTACAGTTAGCGTTATAAGGCATTATgaatattcattaaaaaagaagactGTATAGCAATATAgctgcatttaaacacattatatGTTCATGCATTATAGGGCATTATAATGCATTATCTACATGGGCTTCATAAAAAGTCTTCCTGcgattttgtgagtttatttgttttactttgtaaacTTTCACTTCTCCAAGCTGAAACTATGTGGGCTGCCTGACTTTCGCCTAATTTAGGACATCGCCCCATTAAACCAAAAATATCAGCAACTAAGCAGAAGAACTAAGTGGACCGACTTCGACAAACATGGCTGTGTACCCAGAACTCACAACAGTGACGCTGTGTACCGATGTTTTGAAGCAAGCACAGAACACAGACATGTGAAGAAACAATGTTGAATGTTTAGAAAAATATGGATGGTTTATTTGACCCTACTATAACAAGCATTGTAATCCATTTCCATGATGTTCAACTCCTCTGATGTCAAATGGAACACAGTCTACATCCAAATATGAACAGTGGTATATCTGTTAGCGACgacacattcattcacttcTCGTCCTACAAACAGTtttgcaaagacacacacagtatagTATTAATTTATCCTGTCAGTTACTTGGTTAAGTGGGTTTCTATTCTGAACTCACGAAACAGTGATGatttatagttgttttttttttttaaagaatctATTGAAAACAGACAGTCTAATACAAAGTCCATCCAGTACAGACTTGTCCATAATACTGTTTCTAGAATAGCTTATTTACAATCATCTactggaagcaaaaaaaaaaaaaacctgccattgctttaagaacaaaacaagctAGCCGTCACtattcaaactcagaaacaaaatcaaaaaacagaacagaatatttttttttttttgttgtattgatTGTGCTTTGTAACCCACAAAACCACTTCATTTGTAGAAATGGAACATCTGTCAGAGGCGCCAGATAGAAGTGCTAATAACATCCATTTCAGTTTCTCCCGTTGAGATTCTCTAGAGCTATGAGTAGGACAAGGGCGTACAAatggttggttttttttaattcatttatttatatatttataaagtTATTCGAGGCTCATCCTAGTTCGTCACCTGTTGTGGCGTTGTGTTGCACAACAGAAGTCACGGAGGAATCGGTCTATGTGTTTAACCATGCAAAGCCCTTTAAGATTTGCCAGAAAAGGCTGCAGAATAAGATTGGTTGGACAAAAGGGGGCCGATGAAGGCTTGAACAGacacaatcagtgtttttttttttcactaaaacaTACACAGAATGAGGCCGTAGCCCGTGGATGACTCGGGTAATCAAGACAGTGGAAATAATAGTAGGCAAGTTAGCTGGATAATACCACCACCTCCCCCATCCACGACTCTCTCTGGCTTCCCATCTAGCTGGGGCTGTGTAATGCGGTGTACAGTGTAGCTCATTTTTCCGGTCTCTCACAGTATGTGGATGTTCTTGGACCTGGAACCTCTGACTTTGCAGGAACCCCGGTCAAAGAAAACGAAATCGCCACCACCCTGCTCTAAAAGAAGGCCAGTGTTCCCATGTACGTCGATCAGTCAAACCCCTTGGCACACGGAGGTGCTTCTTCCCGTGCAGTTCAGTTTGCCCCTGGCTGCCGTCACACAGTCACCTCAGTCTTGCTGCCTGTGCGGTAGTGCTgtggctgttgctgctgctggtggtgctgtgGGATGTAGTGGAGCTGCTCCACGGTATGAGTCCGTCTGGAGGCAAACGCCTGCCTCTTAGTCGCTGTCTGGTTCATGGATAAAGTGTTGGAGTGCCCActgcctcctccccctcccgaTGCCCCGCCGCCGCCGTTATTAGAGGCACTGGGATGGGAGTGCATTTTGGTCATCTTGTAGCGATCCATGAGGGGCGTGGTCGGTATGAACACGTCTGTGTGGGAGATGGCGCGTGACATCGACATGTCGCTGCCGCGAAACCCGCCAGAGATGCTGCTGACCATGCCGCGCTTTAGCGACATCATCAGCTTGTCCGGTGAGAGCAGAGGATCCTGGGACAGGAGGCGGTCTTGTGAATACAGGCGCTCTTGCGAATAGAGGCGGTCTTGAGAGTAGTGGCGGTCTTTTGAGTAGAGGTGGTCCTGCGAGAGGAGCCGGTCCTTGGAGTACATGCGGTCCTTGGAGTACAGGCGATCTTGGGAGGTGTGGTGGCGGTCCTGGGGAAGAAGACGCTCCTGGGATCGAAGACGGTCCGCGGACAGCAGCTGCTCGTCTGAGAGGATCCTGCCTCCGTACGGCGACATACCGTTAGAGGACATGCTGTAATCCTGCTGTGGGGCGCTCTGCGGGGACAGGACTCGATCCTGGGACATGGCCCTCTGGACACGACGGGGCCGCTGTCTTTGCTgagactgctgctgtgaagacTGTGACTGGGGAGGGGCCTGGGAGATGGAGGACGGTGGGGGCTggctctggagctgctgttgctgctcccGGTGCTGTTGAGCAAAAGATGAATGAGGAGAGTTTATTCACAAGCTGAGGGGTAATAAGCTCGGCCACCCACCACTGCAGAGAGAGGTGAAAAGCCCAGCTATAGCTTCTAACTGATTCtaacttgggggggggggaataagaGATAGGGTGTACTTTCTTTGCCTCATAGctgcataaaaagaaaagaacacgACCTTGTTTAGACGCCTGCACACTTTGAGTACCCACCTGGTCTTGACTGATTTTGAGGACATGCAAGGGAAGAGTGCCTCTTGCCGCCAGGTCGGGCAGGTGGCGCTTGCGAGTGTAGTAGTCTTCGACTTCTTTatctgctgcagaggagacgagagtaagagaaaaaaaaaagaaagaaaaaaaaaaaaaaagcagaggcaAGAGGTGAAGAGGAGATCCAGGGAGGGAAGGCAAGAGAAAACACGGGTGGGTGTTAGAATGCAAGGGGAGAAATCGGATAAAGTGGGATTGGAGCACACAATGCAGAGGATAGTGTTGGCGGAACCATCTGTGTTTCACCTTTTCAAGCTCATGGAGGGGaatagaaaacagagagagagacagaggaactGCAGTCAGAGTGGATTACATGCTAGGCACATAACATCCACACATCCAGGCTTCATCTGGGATTCTAAAGGCAGACCTGGCTGTGGGGGCAAACTTTTCAAAGGTCATGTGAAAGtctacaaacaaacatggtCATATCATACAGATATGAAGGGAAGCACGCAGGCACCTCATGTACACATGCTGGAAAACTAACAGCATTATTGCACAATCACTTCACATTGAGAATCGCAGTTGTTTCTATTGTCCTTGAATGGGTGCCTCATCCTTATCCGTGTGTACAAACAACTACGACATGCATTTTAGAAgcagatcaaaaaaaaaaaaaaaaaggaatacatTTCCAAAGACAGTAAAGTGTAGGAGGGAATGTAGCATCATGCCACACAACATGCATAAACATTGTGTTTGAGTACATAACCACACACGATGACgcacatttagaaaaaaaaaaccaatgcagcataaaacagacaaaaatgtaacatttataaGTCCAGTGTTACCAAGAAGCTGATTCTGTATTCCTTCTGAACGTCAGCATGAATGTTTAACCATCGCACTGAATCAAGGGTGAACACTAATATCATGTATATAGTGGGAGTAAATTATGGAGAGCAGACCTCTCCACCTTATTGAGAATTCGCAGGGGACTCTGAGTCTCAGCCTGTCTTTTTCAATAATGGGTGCAGCAGTGTTCACACCACCTGTCAAGATTACACCCAGCCAAAATCCCCTTCAGCAGCGAGCCATGGGTGCTCGCTGCAAATCGATTCATTATGAGagataataaaaacaagatgttcCTTTCTCAAGCATAATAGTCTTCAAGATCTGGGCAGGGCATTGCAAACTCATCAACCATATTACCATAGAGTGAATGAATAACCCGTGATGTATACTGTCCTGCGCGGCAATGGGCTAAATGCCTTTCTTCAGTTTGATACCAATTTGCATTAATAAGCAGCAGCATTCTTCTCTTTTATTATCCTGACAATGAAAATGCTGCTCTATCTTCCCTCCAGCACAATCCAACATGATCTATCAGTGTGCACACACTAGttgagcaacaaaaagaaactgtgGAGCCTCTTGGCTATTCGCTGCAACAAATAATTTGCTTTGGAAGCAGAAAGAAAGTTGGGAAGACTGAAGGACACCTCTGCCTCTGGATAGCTTTCCTTTTCAACAGCGTGCCTCTTTTGCTGGCTACGATATTTaacaaatgtcctttttttctttttttttgggggggggggttgttttaCCACCTATCAAAAACCATTGTGTTAATTCGCATCAGTATTCTTCAAGCAAAAAGGGTcgtaatgtgtttttttttttgtttttttttgtccggtTACAACTGAGGACCGGTAAATAGCACCGCGTCCCGCAAACCCGTCTTACCGTTTTAGTCTGAAATGGTTGCCTGGCAGTTATGAGCGGGAGCCGGCGCGGGGCGAGCCCTGACGGGATGAGTTGTAGATCGTCATCCTTCACTTTGACTGCAAGCCAGCAGTGAAGTGGGGCAGTCATGATGAAATTACACAAGCCTTAAGGAATATTTGCGTTCCACTTGGAGAATATCATGAGATGGGACCTCATTACGCAGCAGAAATCCAGCGTAGCGACCACTAAATCAATACCCAGCCGGGCCAGGCATAAGAAGACGCTTAATGTAGTTATACGCTCGGAGAGAAATAGTGGCTGCAGCCTTTAAGTGGAGACAAGGGAAGCATGGAATTTCAATGACTCATAGCTGCGAGAGGTGACTAGGCTGATTTTATGACGGCTCAGACTCGAGAAATGGGtattttctgattctgattcaaaGCCACTTTCATCCACATAAATGTTTACTCAATAGAGAGTTACAAATCTCTGGAGAAATGCATGCGAGTGCTTTTTTGGTTAGACTGAACAATCCCTGACCAAACTGCAGTGTGATTGCTGTTGTCACAGCTTTCACACTCGAGCACACTTTACAGGAGAAGTCCGGGATCGAGCCTCCGACCTACCGCTAAGC encodes the following:
- the LOC119010272 gene encoding protein shisa-6 isoform X16 is translated as MGTRHLLLLLIYLDPLSVLGAATGGKKPKQPAKKPPKATAVPTVVPPKTPQPAPASNHDTCLGYYDVSGQYDKMFECNNTDHRYCCGTCYLRFCCEYKKDRLDQKACTNYQTPVWVVTAAPSPIPTGETYDPSMDQTNTAVYITCGIIAFIIVLGVSAKVAYDKATEPPQEMNIHRALADILRQQGPIPISQYDCENFAAMNGSPKDNTPVRTSSKNHYTPVHTSKSNHGLHYGKESVRSSGGADLHNFISSGFVTLGRGHPKDKEVEDYYTRKRHLPDLAARGTLPLHVLKISQDQHREQQQQLQSQPPPSSISQAPPQSQSSQQQSQQRQRPRRVQRAMSQDRVLSPQSAPQQDYSMSSNGMSPYGGRILSDEQLLSADRLRSQERLLPQDRHHTSQDRLYSKDRMYSKDRLLSQDHLYSKDRHYSQDRLYSQERLYSQDRLLSQDPLLSPDKLMMSLKRGMVSSISGGFRGSDMSMSRAISHTDVFIPTTPLMDRYKMTKMHSHPSASNNGGGGASGGGGGSGHSNTLSMNQTATKRQAFASRRTHTVEQLHYIPQHHQQQQQPQHYRTGSKTEVTV
- the LOC119010272 gene encoding protein shisa-6 isoform X10, whose protein sequence is MGTRHLLLLLIYLDPLSVLGAATGGKKPKQPAKKPPKATAVPTVVPPKTPQPAPASNHDTCLGYYDVSGQYDKMFECNNTDHRYCCGTCYLRFCCEYKKDRLDQKACTNYQTPVWVVTAAPSPIPTGETYDPSMDQTNTAVYITCGIIAFIIVLGVSAKVAYDKATEPPQEMNIHRALADILRQQGPIPISQYDCENFAAMNGSPKDNTPVRTSSKNHYTPVHTSKSNHGLHYGKESVRSSGGADLHNFISSGFVTLGRGHPKGTHQHNYNHVALGSPTRTPKNAHRSLRRADKEVEDYYTRKRHLPDLAARGTLPLHVLKISQDQHREQQQQLQSQPPPSSISQAPPQSQSSQQQSQQRQRPRRVQRAMSQDRVLSPQSAPQQDYSMSSNGMSPYGGRILSDEQLLSADRLRSQERLLPQDRHHTSQDRLYSKDRMYSKDRLLSQDHLYSKDRHYSQDRLYSQERLYSQDRLLSQDPLLSPDKLMMSLKRGMVSSISGGFRGSDMSMSRAISHTDVFIPTTPLMDRYKMTKMHSHPSASNNGGGGASGGGGGSGHSNTLSMNQTATKRQAFASRRTHTVEQLHYIPQHHQQQQQPQHYRTGSKTEVTV
- the LOC119010272 gene encoding protein shisa-6 isoform X11 produces the protein MGTRHLLLLLIYLDPLSVLGAATGGKKPKQPAKKPPKATAVPTVVPPKTPQPAPASNHDTCLGYYDVSGQYDKMFECNNTDHRYCCGTCYLRFCCEYKKDRLDQKACTNYQTPVWVVTAAPSPIPTGETYDPSMDQTNTAVYITCGIIAFIIVLGVSAKVAYDKATEPPQEMNIHRALADILRQQGPIPISQYDCENFAAMNGSPKDNTPVRTSSKNHYTPVHTSKSNHGLHYGKESVRSSGGADLHNFISSGFVTLGRGHPKGTHQHNYNHVALGSPTRTPKNADKEVEDYYTRKRHLPDLAARGTLPLHVLKISQDQHREQQQQLQSQPPPSSISQAPPQSQSSQQQSQQRQRPRRVQRAMSQDRVLSPQSAPQQDYSMSSNGMSPYGGRILSDEQLLSADRLRSQERLLPQDRHHTSQDRLYSKDRMYSKDRLLSQDHLYSKDRHYSQDRLYSQERLYSQDRLLSQDPLLSPDKLMMSLKRGMVSSISGGFRGSDMSMSRAISHTDVFIPTTPLMDRYKMTKMHSHPSASNNGGGGASGGGGGSGHSNTLSMNQTATKRQAFASRRTHTVEQLHYIPQHHQQQQQPQHYRTGSKTEVTV
- the LOC119010272 gene encoding protein shisa-6 isoform X8, encoding MGTRHLLLLLIYLDPLSVLGAATGGKKPKQPAKKPPKATAVPTVVPPKTPQPAPASNHDTCLGYYDVSGQYDKMFECNNTDHRYCCGTCYLRFCCEYKKDRLDQKACTNYQTPVWVVTAAPSPIPTGETYDPSMDQTNTAVYITCGIIAFIIVLGVSAKVAYDKATEPPQEMNIHRALADILRQQGPIPISQYDCENFAAMNGSPKDNTPVRTSSKNHYTPVHTSKSNHGLHYGKESVRSSGGADLHNFISSGFVTLGRGHPKGEKHWPVRSQSHHGTHQHNYNHVALGSPTRTPKNADKEVEDYYTRKRHLPDLAARGTLPLHVLKISQDQHREQQQQLQSQPPPSSISQAPPQSQSSQQQSQQRQRPRRVQRAMSQDRVLSPQSAPQQDYSMSSNGMSPYGGRILSDEQLLSADRLRSQERLLPQDRHHTSQDRLYSKDRMYSKDRLLSQDHLYSKDRHYSQDRLYSQERLYSQDRLLSQDPLLSPDKLMMSLKRGMVSSISGGFRGSDMSMSRAISHTDVFIPTTPLMDRYKMTKMHSHPSASNNGGGGASGGGGGSGHSNTLSMNQTATKRQAFASRRTHTVEQLHYIPQHHQQQQQPQHYRTGSKTEVTV